TGCTCTGTAAACGTGATCTATCTCTGCACTTGTATGTGAGCACTTCGCCTTTTCGCCTGCTTCCTAGATCTGTTGGCCAGTTAGTAACGCAGGTATCTTTAAACGGAATTGTTGTCTTGCTTTCTGTCGAGTTCCTGTAATGTCTAAAGTTACCGCTATATATCGAGGAATTAACCGTGCTCATAGTCTAAAAAATTAGTTTTTGGTGTCTGTTGATTTCCATAAGCAAGTGCTAGCAAGCCAGCTAACCTACTAACCTACGTTGGCACTTGATACAAGCTGCTAGGAAAATTCTGCAAGCGGTGATGGAGACAGTACACACGCATGGAGTTTGGATGGCAGAGGCGCTCCAGAGGGGAACAATCGAGTATGAAAAACTGTGGCTTTTTGTCACACATATGGGTGACCCCAAAGCCGcctttcttcttcattttccaATGATGTACTACGTCAACAGACGAACTGGCATCGCCGTCGTGTGGGTTGCAGCCATTTCGGAGTGGCTCAatcttgtttttaaatggtgaGGACGTAGTCAACTTCTCGAAGAGCTTGTAGATATACATAGGTATTATCTAACAACcaagaataaatatttatctcATTATAATttatgatgtttgctgttttACGAGTTTCATTGAGTGTGTGGTGTAACGTTATTTTCTCGCTGTCAGCAGCACAGTtttatgtcacatttttcatgtgttttgaatgaatggatTGATGAAACCTTCATTACTCTTGACgggaatttgtttttttcacgtgaacctttgacctctgattGCAGGATGCTATTTGGTGAGAGACCATTTTGGTGGGTAGGTGAATCCCGCTTGTTTATAGAAAACCCACCCCAAGTCCAGCAGTTCCCCGCCACCTGTGAGACAGGTCCAGGTGGGTCAAGGTGTTtagttacaatacattatgaTTATTGCCATTTGGCAGATTTgcttatccaaagcgacttacataggttacaatttttacatcttatccatttattactgaggcatttctgagTCAGGTACATGGCCCAggaatacagcagcagtgccccagcagggaatcgaaccagcaacctttcagttacgagccctgctccttatcactatgctacactgcagccccagtTCAGATGCAGAGATAATTAGTGATGTTTAACATTGCAAAACAGGAAACTTGCAGTGCAACTGTGGATTTTGCAGTCATATTAAGAAGTGTAATGATGATTACACAAATATTTGATGATGCTCAGTCCTTTGACATATAGGGATGTAATCTGTTATTGGAAGAACTTGTAAGAGTAACGTTTCCGTTGCTCAGAATGAGCTCTGGGGTTGGATTAACTGTGGACCACCCACTAATGATAAAATATCAACCCAGCAGAAACTGCAATGTAACTGTCATCCTCTGGCGAATTATGTAACTCACCAGTCAGGCCAACTGTGTAATTGTAGATTCTTTCCCTGTGTATGCTCTCAGGTAGCCCCTCTGGGCATGCCATGGTAACAGGTGGTGTGTGGTGGGTGATGGCCTCTGCCCTCGCCTCTTTCCTACACTCTCGTACGCGCAGGTCAGTCCAGAGGGACTGCACAGCATGAGCTGTGCGGTCCTGACCATATGTGTATCCATTTGTATACAGGAGTAGAGGTGTCTGTCAGTGTAGTCTGAGAGCAAGTCCCCTTTACAGTGTTACTTTGATTGAAAACGCTGACATGCATCAACTGTTCATCAAGGTTATTAAGGAGAGGCGTACTCTTTATTGAACTGCATCAGTTTTACCGTGTGTGACCCATTGGGGTacctcacattctctctctctctctctggcagccGACTATTGAGAGCTGTGCCCTACCTGCTCTACCTGCTGGTACTGGTGGCAGTGGGGCTTTCTAGGATCTTCATTTTGGCACACTTCCCTCACCAGGTCGTTGCAGGTTCTCTGACAGGTAAGGGTGAATTCaaacaatatttgaatattcattgaCTAATAAGGAGTTGGGCCACCTTTTGCCAGGCCATGGCAGCTGTTTGATTTCAttctggtgttcatgaaacctcTCTTTTATCTGATTATCTGAAGTGTGTATGGCGGCGTTatcatcttggaatatgggaacatcttgaggaaacaatgtgtACACCATAAAGTTCACCTGGTTGCCTAAAATGGCTTCCTATTCCTTGGACGTATTTCTGCTATGCAGAGTAATAATTAGGCTCAGTGACTTccacaagatggctgcccataccaaaaaaaatccaccaccatgtttaacagctggGAACAAGCAgtgtgggttgaaggcttcctttgtcTTTCTCCAAATATAAACCTGCCCAGATGTAGGAAGAAGAGTGAAAGATGACAAATTAGActattactttcttccactgcacATAAATCTAGgtttttgtgctcattacaccatGTCGTGCATTTATGGCCATTGGCCTTTGTAAAAAGTTGTTTCTGTATGGCAACCCTActataaatatcagctttgtgaagctcgTGAGATACCATTTTGGGTAAGACTGTGCCACAAAGGTggagattcagttctgtggtaacAGACACATATTGCTAATTAGTGTTGACTTTAACTtagactcctttttaattgtgatttagaTAGTTGAACCTatgagtcctttttcatttggtgtttccattattttgtctaccacTTGTAACTGGTTGGCCTTAGGATTCAAACTTAGCCATCTTATCCTTTGCCATCTAAGTTGCAGTTGTGCAGATGAATAAAGGAAGTTTAGACAAGTGAATGATGAAAGTCTCTACACTTTTCACACCCGGTGAACACCTCAGATAAGCCAGGACTAGCATTTCATTCGGTTAGTACAGACAGGACCAATATGTCCTTTGGGGAATCCGCTCAGGCCTACACAAGGAGACAAAATAAGTACTCAAGAAGTGAATGTGGCTGAAGACACAACTTTTTTGCATCCTCATCATC
This genomic stretch from Megalops cyprinoides isolate fMegCyp1 chromosome 1, fMegCyp1.pri, whole genome shotgun sequence harbors:
- the g6pc3 gene encoding glucose-6-phosphatase 3 — encoded protein: METVHTHGVWMAEALQRGTIEYEKLWLFVTHMGDPKAAFLLHFPMMYYVNRRTGIAVVWVAAISEWLNLVFKWMLFGERPFWWVGESRLFIENPPQVQQFPATCETGPGSPSGHAMVTGGVWWVMASALASFLHSRTRSRLLRAVPYLLYLLVLVAVGLSRIFILAHFPHQVVAGSLTGFALGLALNHTVPEWQPLLFFVRWCMGLLVGALLLHVGLEHLGVDLSWSIALAKRWCSQSEWIRPDTAPLSSLTRDCGAMLGLGLAQFWKPGGWTLPWVPRALCLALSSLALYHVNRVPLPTSPPFLFYSLYFIRFALLPQVVMVFVPGFVHLLTAKNKKD